The Montipora foliosa isolate CH-2021 chromosome 1, ASM3666993v2, whole genome shotgun sequence genome has a window encoding:
- the LOC138011413 gene encoding uncharacterized protein produces MNKLNKNENDHEDVNVKEPFFTKLFHIFNDKDSPYQYASPTALYRYIQREEPKEIKKQWPLARVRDFVLFHSRARQIVGSRPSAQFDRSPTLVDGLDTQWQADLVEERKLKWGLGRRKFLLTVIDVFSRQAMVGVASNKSALAVLRAFKKLVDEQRHGRTPRYLQTDQGKEFFNKEFTKYCQEHDIIHFHTYSPMKASIVERFNRTLQEGLAILKRHEPDLSVQQAIQRFTKAYNSRPHRGLGGKMKPSDITYGNQNDLMRLVDNFRRKWSEKTWLKRTPFKFHVGDYVRTSRQKKNKTNAFRKSYRGTWSEQVYRIRQRRREFPRWDLNLYWLETLKQEDIKGRYYEPELLLVSEKYMQEKRPFEVKNRKTGEVR; encoded by the coding sequence atgaataaacttaacaaaaatgaaaacgaccacgaagatgtcaatgtcaaagAGCCATTTTTTACCaaattatttcatatttttaatGACAAGGATAGTCCTTACCAATACGCCAGTCCTACAGCCTTGTACAGATACATTCAACGGGAAGAAcccaaagaaattaaaaagcaatGGCCGTTAGCGCGTGTCCgagattttgttttgtttcactcACGAGCGAGACAGATTGTAGGCTCGAGACCAAGCGCTCAATTTGATCGTAGCCCGACGCTTGTTGATGGTTTGGATACACAATGGCAAGCAGATTTAGTcgaagaaagaaaattgaaatggGGGTTAGGTCGCAGGAAATTTTTATTGACGGTCATCGATGTGTTTTCGCGACAAGCTATGGTCGGTGTGGCTTCGAATAAGTCAGCCCTAGCTGTGCTACGCGCTTTCAAGAAATTAGTAGACGAGCAACGCCATGGCCGGACGCCTCGATACTTACAAACGGATCAAGGTAAAGAATTTTTTAACAAAGAGTTTACAAAATATTGCCAAGAGCACGATATCATTCACTTTCATACTTATAGTCCTATGAAAGCATCGATTGTTGAACGGTTTAATCGAACGCTACAAGAAGGTTTAGCTATTTTGAAAAGACACGAACCTGACCTTAGCGTTCAGCAGGCTATTCAACGATTTACTAAAGCTTATAATTCAAGGCCACATCGCGGCTTAGGTGGAAAAATGAAACCCAGTGATATCACCTATGGAAATCAAAATGATCTCATGAGACTAGTAGACAATTTTAGACGGAAATGGAGTGAAAAAACTTGGTTAAAGCGAACACCGTTTAAATTTCATGTCGGGGATTATGTGAGAACCAGTCgtcaaaaaaagaataaaacgaATGCTTTTCGTAAATCCTACCGTGGTACTTGGTCTGAACAAGTGTATCGAATAAGACAACGTCGACGTGAATTCCCTCGTTGGGATTTAAACTTGTATTGGTTAGAAACTTTAAAACAAGAAGATATAAAAGGACGGTATTATGAGCCAGA